From Ailuropoda melanoleuca isolate Jingjing chromosome 8, ASM200744v2, whole genome shotgun sequence, a single genomic window includes:
- the SLN gene encoding sarcolipin has protein sequence MGISTRELFLNFTIVLITVILMWLLVRSYQY, from the coding sequence ATGGGGATATCCACCCGGGAGCTGTTTCTCAACTTCACTATTGTCCTGATCACCGTAATTCTTATGTGGCTCCTCGTGAGGTCCTATCAGTACTGA